A window from Neodiprion fabricii isolate iyNeoFabr1 chromosome 2, iyNeoFabr1.1, whole genome shotgun sequence encodes these proteins:
- the LOC124176987 gene encoding myosin-2 essential light chain isoform X2, which produces MASYSEDQLAEFQEAFQLFDSRGDGKIHIAQIGDALRALGQNPTESDVKKFTHQHKPDERISFEVFLPIYQAISKSRTSDTADDFIEGLRHFDKDGNGYISSAELRHLLTTLGEKLSDEEVETLLAGHEDSQGNINYEDFVRQIMCG; this is translated from the exons ATG GCTTCGTATTCAGAGGATCAGCTGGCCG aaTTCCAAGAGGCATTCCAGCTTTTTGATAGCCGCGGGGATGGAAAAATCCACATTGCTCAAATTGGCGACGCCCTGAGAGCCTTGGGGCAAAATCCAACGGAATCAGACGTCAAAAAGTTCACTCACCAGCACAAGCCTGATGAGAGAATTAGCTTCGAGGTATTCTTGCCCATTTATCAAGCCATTAGTAAGTCTCGCACCTCCGATACTGCTGATGACTTCATTGAGGGATTGAGACACTTCGACAAAGATGGAAATGGTTACATTTCATCCGCCGAACTCAGGCATCTGTTAACCACACTTG GAGAGAAACTCAGTGATGAAGAAGTTGAGACCCTGTTAGCTGGCCATGAGGATTCACAAGGGAATATTAATTATGAAGACTTCGTTCGTCAAATCATGTGCGGCTGA
- the LOC124176433 gene encoding WD repeat, SAM and U-box domain-containing protein 1-like isoform X1 — protein MTAFATDVQVLQTLKVHTSDVNSVDFAGDCILVTASGDKRVRVWEWQKGLGYVEASYSPLMGHKYGVTSVKVSPQSTMLASASIDGTTHLWNLRSGARIHTMVQAGGEAVRACRFSPDSTLLVTAGDSGQVCVWDLVHRNLIRSFQQHEGAVQSVCFSPDSCWLVTSCTFGVLKLFSSAELSDTCTSDNQVISALSSVDDAHDLGVVSCDFSAYQEVRDNEPFKKLYHLVTCGNDHTVKLWEVVVVQNKCEMHPSIASINLCRTMEKHSSALMCVRFNSNGSYIVSSGLDKTSVIWETRTGKILAVLEGHKRYVACCAFSRDGNLLATGSNDKSVIVWNLNGNLSLDSDLVRRCSPKKHYTYAGEIVLGEHEVVKQAECTDNKVSLIQKIDDHGGAVNTVAFHGNTLMASGSGDKSVRIWETVEIDDETYSGEVKFEEKSFGPLEGHKYSVNHVEFSPCGTMLASCSLDGTTIVWDAETGGRAKANFVNSGPGIRVCRWSPNGKMIATAGDDEKTTLWNVDTMEEMQIFEGHSDAITAIAFTPDSNYLVTACSEGTWRLFDDINTHMKCPLIFCEQGHDLGVQDSDFSPVLEPVASAVPLTDPRGVNRHSYLLATCGNDSLVKLWHITIYLDVVPVSREEELYTSISTSNAAGQTYKLWKSMAGHGGNVMSVRFSPINGEILGSVATDRTARLWSVYSGVCLHVLENHDSLVTTCAFAQDSSLFVTGALDKTVLVWKLPQQLVSQSSLADRLRQAKKRVADWKFEEVARWFREIELPQLAEKIQGTSLSGRHLLTMPEQTLVDGLQIQDDETMEIFGKQLYWLRREDSYTWNIPEEIEIPHEFLCPITHEVMREPVQCSDGFTYERAAINEWLLSGKYSSPMTNAPLRDTKFVTNVFLRNKICSVLFGDHKEE, from the exons ATGACAGCTTTCGCAACAGATGTCCAAGTCCTACAAACTCTCAAAGTTCATACAAGTGATGTAAACAGTGTTGACTTTGCAGGAGATTGCATACTAGTCACAGCTTCTGg AGACAAACGAGTTCGAGTATGGGAATGGCAAAAGGGTTTAGGGTATGTGGAGGCTTCCTATTCGCCTTTGATGGGTCATAAATACGGAGTAACTTCCGTTAAAGTCAGTCCTCAGTCTACAATGCTGGCTTCGGCCAGCATAGATGGAACGACGCACCTCTGGAATTTGAGg TCGGGGGCCAGGATACACACGATGGTTCAAGCTGGCGGCGAAGCTGTTAGAGCCTGCAGATTCTCACCTGACTCAACTCTGCTCGTTACCGCTGGCGACAGTGGCCAAGTCTGTGTTTGGGATTTGGTGCATCGAAATTTGATTCG CTCGTTCCAGCAACATGAAGGAGCTGTTCAAAGCGTGTGTTTCTCGCCTGATTCCTGTTGGCTCGTGACGTCCTGCACATTTGGTGTTCTGAAGTTATTTTCTTCGGCCGAATTGAGCGATACTTGTACCTCGGACAATCAAGTTATATCCGCCCTTAGTTCCGTAGACGATGCGCATGATTTAGGAGTCGTTTCTTGCGATTTCTCAGCTTATCAAGAGGTGAGGG ATAACGAACCGTTCAAAAAGTTGTATCATTTGGTAACATGTGGAAATGATCATACGGTTAAGTTATGGGAGGTGGTTGTGGTGCAAAATAAATGCGAGATGCATCCGTCGATCGCGTCGATAAATTTGTGTAGAACTATGGAAAAGCATAGCAGTGCTTTAATGTGCGTTCGGTTCAATTCGAATGGTTCTTATATAGTCAGCAGTGGGTTGGATAAGACGTCGGTTATTTGGGAAACA AGGACTGGAAAAATACTTGCGGTTCTTGAAGGCCACAAAAGATACGTTGCTTGCTGTGCCTTTTCCAGGGATGGTAATTTGCTCGCTACGG GGTCCAACGACAAGTCCGTTATCGTTTGGAATTTAAATGGGAATTTGAGCCTTGACTCTGATCTTGTGAGACGTTGTAGCCCCAAAAAGCATTATACTTATGCCGGTGAG ATCGTTTTGGGAGAGCACGAAGTCGTGAAACAAGCCGAGTGCACTGACAACAAAGTTAGCCTGATACAAAAAATCGATGATCATGGCGGGGCAGTTAATACCGTTGCCTTTCATGGGAACACCCTGATGGCGTCTGGGTCAGG GGACAAATCTGTTCGCATCTGGGAAACTGTCGAAATTGATGACGAAACTTACAGCGGCGAGGTGAAGTTTGAGGAGAAAAGCTTCGGCCCGTTAGAAGGTCACAAGTACAGCGTAAATCACGTGGAGTTTAGCCCATGTGGCACTATGCTCGCTTCCTGCTCCTTGGACGGTACAACAATCGTGTGGGATGCAGAG ACGGGGGGTAGAGCAAAGgcgaattttgtaaattctggACCGGGGATTCGCGTTTGCCGATGGTCTCCAAATGGGAAAATGATTGCTACAGCAGGAGATGACGAAAAAACGACATTATGGAATGTGGATACCATGGAAGAAATGCA GATTTTTGAAGGGCACTCAGACGCGATCACCGCCATTGCCTTTACCCCAGACTCAAACTACTTGGTGACTGCATGTAGTGAAGGAACATGGAGGCTATTTGACGATATAAATACGCACATGAAATGTCCGTTAATTTTTTGCGAACAGGGACATGATCTAGGGGTACAAGATTCTGACTTTAGTCCTGTTTTAGAACCTGTAGCATCTGCAG TGCCGCTGACGGATCCACGCGGCGTCAATCGTCATTCCTACTTGTTGGCAACTTGTGGTAATGATTCTTTGGTTAAGTTATGGCATATTACGATATACCTCGATGTTGTACCTGTATCCCGCGAAGAAGAGTTATATACTTCCATAAGTACAAGCAACGCTGCGGGACAAACATACAAGCTGTGGAAGTCGATGGCGGGACATGGTGGTAACGTTATGAGCGTGAGATTTTCACCTATCAATGGGGAAATTCTAGGCAGCGTTGCTACCGACCGAACCGCCCGATTGTGGAGTGTG TATTCAGGAGTCTGTCTGCACGTACTAGAAAATCACGACAGCCTTGTGACCACATGTGCCTTTGCTCAAGATTCGTCGCTGTTTGTTACAG GAGCCTTAGATAAGACTGTACTAGTATGGAAATTACCTCAACAATTGGTGTCGCAAAGTAGTCTCGCAGATAGACTTAGGCAAGCGAAGAAAAGA GTGGCTGACTGGAAATTCGAAGAAGTAGCAAGATGGTTCAGGGAAATCGAATTGCCCCAGTTGgccgaaaaaattcaaggcaCGTCTCTGAGTGGACGTCACCTATTAACGATGCCTGAACAGACTTTGGTTGATGGCTTACAAATTCAGGATGATGAG acTATGGAAATCTTTGGCAAACAATTATACTGGTTGAGACGGGAGGACAGCTATACGTGGAACATTCCCGAGGAAATTGAGATACCGCACGAGTTCTTATGCCCAATTACACACGAAGTTATGCGAGAACCGGTACAATGTTCAG ATGGTTTCACTTACGAGCGAGCTGCAATCAACGAGTGGTTGTTAAGTGGGAAATATTCAAGCCCCATGACAAATGCGCCGCTACGCGATACAAAGTTTGTTACAAATGTTTTCTTGAGGAATAAAATATGCTCTGTTTTGTTCGGTGACCACAAAGAAGAGTGA
- the LOC124176433 gene encoding uncharacterized WD repeat-containing protein alr3466-like isoform X2, producing the protein MTAFATDVQVLQTLKVHTSDVNSVDFAGDCILVTASGDKRVRVWEWQKGLGYVEASYSPLMGHKYGVTSVKVSPQSTMLASASIDGTTHLWNLRSGARIHTMVQAGGEAVRACRFSPDSTLLVTAGDSGQVCVWDLVHRNLIRSFQQHEGAVQSVCFSPDSCWLVTSCTFGVLKLFSSAELSDTCTSDNQVISALSSVDDAHDLGVVSCDFSAYQEVRDNEPFKKLYHLVTCGNDHTVKLWEVVVVQNKCEMHPSIASINLCRTMEKHSSALMCVRFNSNGSYIVSSGLDKTSVIWETRTGKILAVLEGHKRYVACCAFSRDGNLLATGSNDKSVIVWNLNGNLSLDSDLVRRCSPKKHYTYAGEIVLGEHEVVKQAECTDNKVSLIQKIDDHGGAVNTVAFHGNTLMASGSGDKSVRIWETVEIDDETYSGEVKFEEKSFGPLEGHKYSVNHVEFSPCGTMLASCSLDGTTIVWDAETGGRAKANFVNSGPGIRVCRWSPNGKMIATAGDDEKTTLWNVDTMEEMQIFEGHSDAITAIAFTPDSNYLVTACSEGTWRLFDDINTHMKCPLIFCEQGHDLGVQDSDFSPVLEPVASAVPLTDPRGVNRHSYLLATCGNDSLVKLWHITIYLDVVPVSREEELYTSISTSNAAGQTYKLWKSMAGHGGNVMSVRFSPINGEILGSVATDRTARLWSVYSGVCLHVLENHDSLVTTCAFAQDSSLFVTGALDKTVLVWKLPQQLVSQSSLADRLRQAKKRVADWKFEEVARWFREIELPQLAEKIQGTSLSGRHLLTMPEQTLVDGLQIQDDETMEIFGKQLYWLRREDSYTWNIPEEIEIPHEFLCPITHEVMREPVQCSDGFTYERAAINEWLLSGKYSSPMTNAPLRDTNSPVMQLDTCENCLRNHG; encoded by the exons ATGACAGCTTTCGCAACAGATGTCCAAGTCCTACAAACTCTCAAAGTTCATACAAGTGATGTAAACAGTGTTGACTTTGCAGGAGATTGCATACTAGTCACAGCTTCTGg AGACAAACGAGTTCGAGTATGGGAATGGCAAAAGGGTTTAGGGTATGTGGAGGCTTCCTATTCGCCTTTGATGGGTCATAAATACGGAGTAACTTCCGTTAAAGTCAGTCCTCAGTCTACAATGCTGGCTTCGGCCAGCATAGATGGAACGACGCACCTCTGGAATTTGAGg TCGGGGGCCAGGATACACACGATGGTTCAAGCTGGCGGCGAAGCTGTTAGAGCCTGCAGATTCTCACCTGACTCAACTCTGCTCGTTACCGCTGGCGACAGTGGCCAAGTCTGTGTTTGGGATTTGGTGCATCGAAATTTGATTCG CTCGTTCCAGCAACATGAAGGAGCTGTTCAAAGCGTGTGTTTCTCGCCTGATTCCTGTTGGCTCGTGACGTCCTGCACATTTGGTGTTCTGAAGTTATTTTCTTCGGCCGAATTGAGCGATACTTGTACCTCGGACAATCAAGTTATATCCGCCCTTAGTTCCGTAGACGATGCGCATGATTTAGGAGTCGTTTCTTGCGATTTCTCAGCTTATCAAGAGGTGAGGG ATAACGAACCGTTCAAAAAGTTGTATCATTTGGTAACATGTGGAAATGATCATACGGTTAAGTTATGGGAGGTGGTTGTGGTGCAAAATAAATGCGAGATGCATCCGTCGATCGCGTCGATAAATTTGTGTAGAACTATGGAAAAGCATAGCAGTGCTTTAATGTGCGTTCGGTTCAATTCGAATGGTTCTTATATAGTCAGCAGTGGGTTGGATAAGACGTCGGTTATTTGGGAAACA AGGACTGGAAAAATACTTGCGGTTCTTGAAGGCCACAAAAGATACGTTGCTTGCTGTGCCTTTTCCAGGGATGGTAATTTGCTCGCTACGG GGTCCAACGACAAGTCCGTTATCGTTTGGAATTTAAATGGGAATTTGAGCCTTGACTCTGATCTTGTGAGACGTTGTAGCCCCAAAAAGCATTATACTTATGCCGGTGAG ATCGTTTTGGGAGAGCACGAAGTCGTGAAACAAGCCGAGTGCACTGACAACAAAGTTAGCCTGATACAAAAAATCGATGATCATGGCGGGGCAGTTAATACCGTTGCCTTTCATGGGAACACCCTGATGGCGTCTGGGTCAGG GGACAAATCTGTTCGCATCTGGGAAACTGTCGAAATTGATGACGAAACTTACAGCGGCGAGGTGAAGTTTGAGGAGAAAAGCTTCGGCCCGTTAGAAGGTCACAAGTACAGCGTAAATCACGTGGAGTTTAGCCCATGTGGCACTATGCTCGCTTCCTGCTCCTTGGACGGTACAACAATCGTGTGGGATGCAGAG ACGGGGGGTAGAGCAAAGgcgaattttgtaaattctggACCGGGGATTCGCGTTTGCCGATGGTCTCCAAATGGGAAAATGATTGCTACAGCAGGAGATGACGAAAAAACGACATTATGGAATGTGGATACCATGGAAGAAATGCA GATTTTTGAAGGGCACTCAGACGCGATCACCGCCATTGCCTTTACCCCAGACTCAAACTACTTGGTGACTGCATGTAGTGAAGGAACATGGAGGCTATTTGACGATATAAATACGCACATGAAATGTCCGTTAATTTTTTGCGAACAGGGACATGATCTAGGGGTACAAGATTCTGACTTTAGTCCTGTTTTAGAACCTGTAGCATCTGCAG TGCCGCTGACGGATCCACGCGGCGTCAATCGTCATTCCTACTTGTTGGCAACTTGTGGTAATGATTCTTTGGTTAAGTTATGGCATATTACGATATACCTCGATGTTGTACCTGTATCCCGCGAAGAAGAGTTATATACTTCCATAAGTACAAGCAACGCTGCGGGACAAACATACAAGCTGTGGAAGTCGATGGCGGGACATGGTGGTAACGTTATGAGCGTGAGATTTTCACCTATCAATGGGGAAATTCTAGGCAGCGTTGCTACCGACCGAACCGCCCGATTGTGGAGTGTG TATTCAGGAGTCTGTCTGCACGTACTAGAAAATCACGACAGCCTTGTGACCACATGTGCCTTTGCTCAAGATTCGTCGCTGTTTGTTACAG GAGCCTTAGATAAGACTGTACTAGTATGGAAATTACCTCAACAATTGGTGTCGCAAAGTAGTCTCGCAGATAGACTTAGGCAAGCGAAGAAAAGA GTGGCTGACTGGAAATTCGAAGAAGTAGCAAGATGGTTCAGGGAAATCGAATTGCCCCAGTTGgccgaaaaaattcaaggcaCGTCTCTGAGTGGACGTCACCTATTAACGATGCCTGAACAGACTTTGGTTGATGGCTTACAAATTCAGGATGATGAG acTATGGAAATCTTTGGCAAACAATTATACTGGTTGAGACGGGAGGACAGCTATACGTGGAACATTCCCGAGGAAATTGAGATACCGCACGAGTTCTTATGCCCAATTACACACGAAGTTATGCGAGAACCGGTACAATGTTCAG ATGGTTTCACTTACGAGCGAGCTGCAATCAACGAGTGGTTGTTAAGTGGGAAATATTCAAGCCCCATGACAAATGCGCCGCTACGCGATACAAA CTCTCCGGTTATGCAACTTGATACATGCGAAAATTGCTTGAGAAATCACGGATAG
- the LOC124176987 gene encoding myosin-2 essential light chain isoform X1 — MYGYSYQELSNRMMSSVEEFQEAFQLFDSRGDGKIHIAQIGDALRALGQNPTESDVKKFTHQHKPDERISFEVFLPIYQAISKSRTSDTADDFIEGLRHFDKDGNGYISSAELRHLLTTLGEKLSDEEVETLLAGHEDSQGNINYEDFVRQIMCG; from the exons ATGTATGGATACAGTTATCAAGAACTTTCCAACAGGATGATGTCATCTGTTGAGG aaTTCCAAGAGGCATTCCAGCTTTTTGATAGCCGCGGGGATGGAAAAATCCACATTGCTCAAATTGGCGACGCCCTGAGAGCCTTGGGGCAAAATCCAACGGAATCAGACGTCAAAAAGTTCACTCACCAGCACAAGCCTGATGAGAGAATTAGCTTCGAGGTATTCTTGCCCATTTATCAAGCCATTAGTAAGTCTCGCACCTCCGATACTGCTGATGACTTCATTGAGGGATTGAGACACTTCGACAAAGATGGAAATGGTTACATTTCATCCGCCGAACTCAGGCATCTGTTAACCACACTTG GAGAGAAACTCAGTGATGAAGAAGTTGAGACCCTGTTAGCTGGCCATGAGGATTCACAAGGGAATATTAATTATGAAGACTTCGTTCGTCAAATCATGTGCGGCTGA